One segment of Bacteroides caecimuris DNA contains the following:
- a CDS encoding sialate O-acetylesterase, producing the protein MNKYWFYKVGLVVVFLCFALLGEAKVKLPTLVSDGMVLQRGEPVNIWGTADPDETVNITFQKKKYKTVADAQGNWKVTLPALKVGGPYTMLINDIELKDILVGDVWVCSGQSNMELPVSRVTDRFRNEISADNDYPMVRYIKTPLLYNFHAPQADIQGISWKAMTPENVMSFSALVYFFAKDYFQKTKVPVGIINSSVGGSPVEAWISEEGLKPFPYYLNEKRIYESDDLIESMKKEESKKSRAWNVALYQGDKGMHETIPWYAAGYDDSDWTPTDLFASGWATNGLNTVNGSHWFRKDFQVSGQQAGEKATLRLGCIVDADSVYVNGTFVGTVSYQYPPRIYTIPAGLLKAGKNTITIRLFSYGGFPHFVKEKPYKILFGKGQPEKGESEISLEGDWKYHLGAPMPAAPGQTAFHYKPVGLYNAMIAPLLNYTVSGVIWYQGESNVSRRNEYKDLLTAMIADWRQHWNRPDMPFYVIELADFLSPEDKGGRAAWAEFRKVQAEVANTNKNVTLIKNGDLGEWNDIHPLDKKTLGQRVSQAVSQ; encoded by the coding sequence ATGAATAAGTATTGGTTTTATAAGGTTGGGTTAGTAGTTGTGTTCCTTTGCTTCGCTCTGTTGGGTGAAGCAAAGGTTAAACTTCCCACTCTTGTTTCCGACGGAATGGTGCTTCAACGCGGGGAGCCTGTCAATATTTGGGGGACGGCTGATCCTGATGAAACTGTTAATATAACTTTCCAAAAAAAGAAATATAAGACCGTTGCCGATGCGCAAGGCAACTGGAAAGTGACTTTGCCAGCCTTAAAAGTTGGTGGTCCTTACACGATGCTTATTAATGATATAGAGTTGAAGGATATTCTTGTGGGTGACGTTTGGGTATGTTCAGGTCAGTCGAATATGGAATTACCTGTTTCACGGGTTACAGACCGTTTTCGGAATGAAATATCTGCGGACAATGATTATCCGATGGTACGTTATATAAAAACTCCTCTATTGTATAACTTTCATGCTCCGCAGGCTGATATTCAGGGAATCTCCTGGAAGGCTATGACTCCTGAAAATGTGATGTCTTTCTCTGCTTTGGTTTATTTTTTTGCTAAAGATTACTTTCAGAAAACAAAGGTTCCGGTAGGAATCATAAACTCCAGTGTCGGAGGTTCACCGGTAGAAGCGTGGATCAGTGAGGAAGGTCTGAAACCTTTTCCTTATTATCTGAACGAAAAACGTATCTATGAATCAGATGACTTGATAGAATCAATGAAAAAAGAAGAGAGCAAGAAAAGCCGTGCCTGGAATGTAGCACTGTATCAGGGAGATAAAGGAATGCATGAAACTATCCCTTGGTATGCTGCCGGCTATGATGACAGTGATTGGACACCGACTGACTTGTTCGCTTCCGGTTGGGCTACTAACGGATTGAATACAGTCAATGGTTCCCATTGGTTCCGTAAAGATTTTCAAGTGTCAGGGCAACAAGCGGGAGAGAAGGCAACTCTTCGCCTGGGATGTATTGTAGATGCAGACTCCGTCTATGTAAACGGAACATTTGTGGGAACAGTTTCTTATCAATATCCACCACGTATCTATACCATTCCCGCCGGATTGTTGAAAGCCGGAAAAAACACGATAACCATACGTCTTTTCAGTTATGGCGGTTTTCCTCATTTTGTAAAGGAGAAACCTTATAAGATACTTTTCGGAAAAGGTCAGCCGGAAAAAGGAGAATCGGAGATTAGTCTCGAAGGTGATTGGAAATATCACCTCGGCGCTCCCATGCCTGCTGCTCCGGGACAGACAGCCTTTCATTATAAACCCGTGGGACTTTATAACGCCATGATTGCTCCTTTATTGAATTATACGGTATCCGGTGTTATCTGGTATCAGGGTGAATCGAATGTGTCTCGCAGAAATGAGTATAAAGACCTGTTGACTGCGATGATTGCGGATTGGAGACAGCATTGGAACCGACCTGATATGCCTTTCTATGTGATTGAATTGGCGGACTTCCTCTCACCCGAAGATAAAGGAGGACGTGCTGCTTGGGCGGAGTTCCGGAAAGTGCAGGCGGAAGTAGCCAATACAAATAAAAATGTCACTCTGATTAAAAACGGTGATTTAGGAGAATGGAATGATATCCATCCATTAGATAAAAAGACGTTGGGACAACGCGTTTCCCAAGCAGTCTCTCAATAA
- the pulA gene encoding type I pullulanase has product MKIGNNCLAILGVTTVTTVMSCSPTKKEYTSFELYPVRMGSLTEMEYTPLATKFFLWSPTAEEVRLMLYDAGEGGHAYETVKMELGENGTWTTSVDKDLLGKYYAFNVKINDKWQGDTPGINAHAVGVNGKRAAIIDWKTTNPEGWESDRRPSLKSPADMIIYEMHHRDFSVDSTSGIKNKGKYLALTEHGTVNSGNQPTGIDHLVELGVTHVHLLPSSDYASIDETKLDENHYNWGYDPANYNVPDGSYSTDPYQPAVRVKEFKQMVQALHRAGIRVIMDVVYNHTFNTLESNFERTVPGYFYRQKEDGTLANGSGCGNETASERPMMRKFMIESVLYWIKEYHIDGFRFDLMGVHDIETMNEIRKAVSKVDSTICIYGEGWAAETPQYPADSLAMKGNVSQMPGIAVFSDELRDGLCGPVWEKDKGAFLAGVPGGEMSVKFGIVGAIKHPQVRCDSVIYSQNPWAEQPTQMISYVSCHDGLCLVDRLKASMPGATPEQLVRLDKLAQTVVFTSQGIPFIYAGEEVMRDKQGIDNSYKSPDAVNAIDWRRKTTNGDIFTYYKRLIDLRKSHPAFRMGNAEMVRKHLEFLPVEGQNLIAFRLKEHANGDSWEDIIVAFNSRTTPARLEVPVGKYTVVCKDGVIDVRGLGTQIGPEVIVPGQSALIMYK; this is encoded by the coding sequence ATGAAGATAGGAAATAATTGTTTAGCGATATTGGGTGTGACTACAGTGACAACAGTGATGAGTTGTTCTCCAACGAAGAAGGAATATACTTCTTTTGAATTATATCCGGTTCGTATGGGAAGCCTTACAGAGATGGAATATACGCCGTTGGCAACCAAATTTTTCCTTTGGTCACCGACTGCAGAAGAGGTACGCCTGATGCTTTATGATGCAGGAGAAGGCGGACATGCTTACGAAACAGTAAAGATGGAACTCGGTGAGAATGGAACCTGGACGACATCTGTAGATAAAGACCTGCTCGGCAAATACTATGCTTTCAATGTAAAAATCAACGATAAATGGCAGGGTGACACGCCGGGGATTAATGCTCACGCTGTAGGAGTGAACGGAAAGCGTGCAGCTATCATCGACTGGAAGACTACCAATCCGGAGGGGTGGGAGAGTGACCGACGTCCTTCTCTGAAATCGCCTGCTGATATGATTATCTATGAAATGCATCATCGTGACTTCTCTGTTGACTCTACTTCGGGAATAAAGAATAAAGGCAAATACCTTGCACTGACTGAACATGGGACGGTGAATTCCGGCAATCAACCAACAGGTATCGATCATTTGGTAGAGCTGGGAGTGACACACGTGCATCTTCTTCCTTCTTCTGATTATGCTTCTATCGACGAAACAAAATTAGATGAAAACCACTATAACTGGGGGTATGATCCGGCGAATTATAATGTACCGGATGGTTCTTATTCAACCGATCCTTATCAGCCTGCTGTTCGCGTGAAAGAGTTCAAACAGATGGTACAAGCGTTGCATAGAGCTGGAATACGCGTGATAATGGATGTGGTTTACAATCACACTTTTAATACACTTGAAAGTAATTTTGAACGTACCGTTCCCGGCTATTTTTACCGTCAGAAAGAGGATGGCACATTGGCAAATGGTTCAGGGTGTGGCAATGAAACAGCAAGTGAACGGCCTATGATGCGTAAGTTCATGATAGAGTCCGTTCTTTATTGGATAAAAGAATATCATATTGACGGCTTCCGCTTTGACTTGATGGGGGTGCATGATATTGAAACAATGAACGAGATTCGAAAGGCTGTCAGCAAAGTCGATTCTACTATTTGTATCTATGGAGAAGGTTGGGCGGCTGAAACTCCTCAATATCCGGCAGATTCACTGGCGATGAAAGGAAATGTTTCCCAGATGCCTGGAATTGCTGTATTCTCGGATGAATTGCGCGATGGACTTTGCGGTCCTGTATGGGAGAAGGATAAAGGAGCTTTCCTTGCCGGAGTGCCGGGGGGAGAAATGAGCGTAAAATTCGGAATTGTTGGAGCTATTAAGCATCCGCAAGTACGCTGTGATTCTGTAATTTATAGTCAGAATCCGTGGGCGGAACAGCCTACCCAGATGATTAGCTATGTTTCCTGTCATGATGGTTTGTGTCTGGTGGACCGATTGAAGGCAAGTATGCCGGGAGCTACTCCCGAACAGTTGGTTCGACTTGATAAATTGGCACAAACGGTAGTTTTTACTTCACAGGGAATTCCTTTTATCTATGCAGGTGAAGAAGTGATGCGTGATAAACAAGGGATAGACAATAGTTATAAGAGTCCGGATGCCGTCAATGCCATTGACTGGAGACGCAAAACGACGAATGGAGATATTTTTACGTACTATAAACGACTCATTGATCTTCGTAAGTCTCATCCGGCTTTCCGTATGGGAAATGCAGAAATGGTCCGGAAGCATCTGGAGTTCCTTCCGGTTGAAGGGCAAAACCTGATTGCGTTTCGCCTCAAAGAGCATGCGAATGGAGATAGCTGGGAAGATATTATTGTAGCCTTTAATTCTCGTACGACTCCTGCACGATTGGAAGTTCCTGTTGGTAAATATACGGTAGTATGTAAAGACGGAGTGATAGACGTGCGTGGATTAGGTACGCAAATCGGACCGGAAGTGATTGTTCCCGGTCAGTCTGCGTTGATTATGTATAAGTAG
- the ruvC gene encoding crossover junction endodeoxyribonuclease RuvC — MIQPVKEKIILGIDPGTTIMGYGVLRVRGTKPEMIAMGIIDLRKFANHYLKLRHIHERVLSIIESYLPDELAIEAPFFGKNVQSMLKLGRAQGVAMAVALSRDIPITEYAPLKIKMAITGNGQASKEQVADMLQRMLRFSKDDMPTFMDATDGLAAAYCHFLQMGRPAMEKGYSSWKDFIAKNPDKVK; from the coding sequence GTGATTCAACCGGTAAAAGAAAAGATAATTTTGGGGATTGACCCTGGTACGACAATCATGGGATACGGGGTTCTAAGGGTGAGGGGAACCAAGCCCGAAATGATTGCGATGGGGATTATCGACTTACGTAAATTTGCCAATCACTATCTGAAACTTCGCCATATCCATGAACGGGTATTGAGCATTATTGAAAGTTATCTACCGGATGAGTTGGCTATTGAAGCACCTTTCTTCGGAAAAAATGTGCAATCGATGTTGAAGTTAGGTCGTGCACAAGGGGTAGCAATGGCAGTAGCGTTGAGCCGGGATATTCCAATCACCGAATATGCCCCTTTGAAGATAAAAATGGCTATCACCGGAAATGGGCAGGCATCAAAAGAACAAGTGGCGGATATGCTGCAAAGGATGCTGCGGTTTTCAAAAGATGATATGCCTACTTTTATGGATGCAACAGATGGGTTGGCAGCGGCTTATTGTCATTTCCTGCAAATGGGACGACCGGCAATGGAAAAAGGGTATAGTAGTTGGAAGGATTTTATAGCGAAGAATCCGGATAAGGTGAAATAA
- a CDS encoding DUF4286 family protein: MLIYNTTFQVDDDVHDNFMIWIKESYIPEVQKHGALKAPRICRILSHREEGSAYSLQWEVESSGVLHRWHLEQGVRLNDELVKIFKDKVIGFPTLMEVIE; this comes from the coding sequence ATGCTGATTTATAATACAACTTTTCAAGTGGACGATGACGTTCACGACAATTTCATGATTTGGATAAAAGAGAGTTATATCCCTGAAGTACAGAAACACGGTGCGTTGAAGGCACCGCGTATTTGCCGGATATTGAGTCATAGGGAAGAAGGAAGTGCGTATTCTTTGCAATGGGAAGTAGAAAGCAGTGGGGTGTTACATCGCTGGCATTTGGAACAGGGGGTACGATTGAATGACGAACTGGTAAAAATATTTAAAGATAAAGTGATCGGATTTCCGACTTTGATGGAGGTGATAGAGTGA
- a CDS encoding Rpn family recombination-promoting nuclease/putative transposase — translation MVTEGIQDKYVNPYTDFGFKLLFGTAMNKELLISFLNALLFREEVIKDVTYLNAEHLGTQEYDRRAVFDVYCENEKGEKFLVEMQRGEQQFFKDRSVFYSTFPIREQAKRGEWDYELKAVYVVGILNFSFDNSDAEYFHHEVKLVDLYTHKVFYDKLTFVYLEMPKFNKSEDELDSMFDKWLFVLRNLASLLERPRALQNRVFDRLFETAEIAKFTKTELSEYWDSLKNFRDWYSVISTAEKRGRAEGLEEGLNKGKEEGAREANLNNARNLKKLGVAIDVISQATGLSEEEIEKL, via the coding sequence ATGGTAACGGAAGGAATACAGGATAAATATGTAAATCCATATACCGATTTCGGATTCAAGTTGCTTTTTGGTACAGCAATGAATAAAGAATTGTTGATCAGCTTTTTGAATGCACTCTTATTCAGGGAGGAGGTAATCAAGGATGTCACTTATCTTAATGCTGAACATCTTGGAACGCAGGAATATGACCGTCGAGCTGTCTTTGATGTCTATTGTGAGAATGAGAAGGGTGAGAAGTTCTTGGTTGAGATGCAGCGTGGCGAGCAGCAGTTCTTTAAGGACCGCAGTGTCTTTTATTCCACTTTCCCTATTCGTGAACAGGCCAAACGTGGGGAATGGGATTATGAGTTGAAGGCTGTCTACGTGGTGGGTATCCTGAATTTCTCCTTTGACAATTCTGATGCGGAGTATTTCCATCATGAGGTGAAGCTTGTAGACCTTTATACACACAAGGTTTTCTATGACAAGCTTACTTTTGTTTACCTTGAAATGCCCAAATTCAACAAGAGTGAGGATGAGTTGGATAGCATGTTTGACAAGTGGCTGTTTGTCTTGCGTAATCTTGCCTCTCTGCTTGAACGTCCTAGAGCATTGCAGAACAGAGTTTTTGACCGCCTTTTTGAAACAGCGGAGATAGCAAAGTTTACCAAGACTGAACTGAGCGAGTATTGGGACAGTTTGAAAAATTTCCGTGACTGGTATAGTGTTATATCTACAGCGGAAAAGAGAGGAAGAGCAGAAGGTCTTGAGGAAGGATTGAATAAAGGGAAAGAAGAAGGAGCAAGAGAAGCCAATTTGAATAATGCTCGTAATCTGAAAAAACTGGGAGTGGCAATTGATGTAATTTCACAAGCTACTGGATTGTCTGAAGAAGAAATAGAAAAGTTATAG
- a CDS encoding lipocalin family protein: MKTLRLIGMAIVAIIMSVNFAACSDDDEDIDVNQLEGNWGLVLDEGYEYYEGEKESWNESYDPANPTEDCEKITISKVSDNTYSVTFYYYYNNKWNQSSTEKFTLDGNNILPVDEEDTEVSSMKLLVANSSQLVVEIKGRDEEGDFYNKMTYKRL; the protein is encoded by the coding sequence ATGAAAACATTAAGATTAATCGGGATGGCTATCGTAGCCATTATTATGAGTGTGAATTTTGCAGCTTGTAGCGATGATGATGAAGACATTGACGTAAATCAACTAGAAGGAAATTGGGGATTAGTACTTGACGAGGGCTATGAGTATTATGAAGGTGAAAAAGAAAGTTGGAATGAGAGTTACGACCCTGCAAACCCAACAGAAGATTGTGAAAAAATAACAATCTCAAAAGTGTCAGACAACACCTACTCTGTTACTTTTTATTATTACTACAATAATAAATGGAATCAATCTAGCACTGAAAAATTCACGTTGGATGGCAACAACATACTTCCTGTTGATGAAGAAGATACAGAAGTTAGTTCAATGAAATTGCTTGTTGCTAACTCAAGTCAATTGGTAGTTGAAATAAAAGGAAGAGATGAAGAAGGTGATTTTTACAACAAAATGACGTACAAACGTCTATAA
- the tnpC gene encoding IS66 family transposase, which yields MKKNELIEFLQRQIEYLQGQLDEALSSVSSLTLSNEKLQSTNDRLVATVDELRKQIASLEDAVKGKGAELSKEKAARQAVQRLQGSPSERQTKPMPAPAVSETPEQRPQKKRTNNGARRKTHPECEVETVVVEPDSPDFNPEAATFIGECDVVRYVMEPMRFKKIIYKVRKYVQDEKIYKGSAPATPLLNSQYTSSFIAGLAELRYLHCMPLENAVEYFRAHGFDLDKGTAQKLISKVRVHLENLYKALGPAVVEDNYICGDETYQKVRLQVATPSGRKIKKGYIWVFVGMTTGLVYFFYDDGSRSAEVFKQHIKGFNGAFQCDCYSGYRHIGIGEMSGIKRLPCLQHIKRKFLDLKDNPQAQEIAKLFGLLYHFEHQHRIGKDGWTAEKHLEWRQRYSKVMLEKIRMRLTAVKNRIGVPPDDPLLAATEHALKQWDVIPRIFASPTYRLDNNKVERINRYISLTRRRLTIGSHSGAEAAALYHSLAITCHQCGVNVFDYFCDIIDRCAAWPPNTPIEKYRDLLPDRWKPSQK from the coding sequence ATGAAAAAGAACGAGTTGATAGAGTTTTTGCAACGTCAGATCGAGTATCTTCAAGGACAACTTGACGAGGCGTTGTCCTCTGTCAGCTCTCTTACTTTATCCAATGAAAAACTCCAGTCAACCAACGACAGACTGGTGGCAACAGTAGATGAGCTGCGCAAACAGATAGCCTCGTTGGAGGATGCTGTAAAAGGGAAAGGCGCGGAACTAAGCAAAGAAAAAGCTGCTCGTCAGGCCGTGCAGCGTCTGCAGGGCTCGCCGTCAGAGCGCCAGACAAAACCGATGCCGGCTCCTGCCGTATCAGAAACTCCGGAACAGAGGCCACAGAAGAAACGCACCAACAATGGAGCCAGGAGAAAGACCCATCCCGAGTGCGAGGTAGAGACGGTTGTGGTGGAGCCGGACAGCCCCGACTTCAATCCCGAGGCGGCGACGTTTATCGGCGAGTGCGATGTCGTGCGCTACGTCATGGAGCCGATGCGCTTCAAGAAAATAATCTACAAGGTACGCAAATATGTGCAGGACGAGAAAATATACAAAGGCTCTGCTCCCGCCACGCCGCTGCTGAACTCGCAGTATACATCCTCCTTCATTGCCGGACTCGCCGAGCTACGCTATCTCCACTGCATGCCACTTGAAAATGCAGTCGAATACTTCCGTGCCCACGGCTTCGACCTTGACAAAGGCACGGCACAAAAACTGATCAGCAAGGTAAGGGTTCATCTGGAGAATCTGTACAAGGCTCTCGGGCCGGCAGTTGTCGAAGACAATTATATCTGTGGTGACGAGACCTATCAGAAAGTGCGGCTGCAGGTGGCCACTCCCTCGGGCAGGAAGATCAAAAAGGGCTACATCTGGGTGTTCGTCGGCATGACAACCGGGCTTGTATACTTCTTCTATGATGACGGTTCCCGCTCTGCCGAAGTCTTCAAGCAGCATATCAAAGGCTTCAACGGAGCGTTCCAATGCGATTGTTACTCGGGATACCGGCATATCGGAATCGGTGAGATGAGCGGGATAAAACGCTTGCCATGCCTGCAGCATATAAAGCGGAAGTTCCTCGACCTGAAAGACAATCCGCAGGCGCAGGAAATAGCAAAGCTCTTCGGACTCCTTTACCACTTCGAGCATCAGCACCGCATAGGCAAAGACGGATGGACGGCGGAAAAGCACCTTGAGTGGAGACAACGATACTCCAAAGTGATGCTCGAGAAAATCCGCATGAGACTGACAGCGGTCAAAAATCGCATCGGCGTGCCACCCGACGACCCGCTGCTTGCCGCCACCGAACATGCGCTTAAACAATGGGACGTGATACCACGCATCTTCGCCTCACCCACCTACAGACTTGACAACAACAAAGTCGAGCGAATCAACCGCTACATATCCCTGACCCGTCGCCGACTGACAATCGGCTCCCACTCCGGAGCCGAAGCCGCCGCCCTGTACCACTCGCTGGCCATCACCTGCCATCAGTGCGGAGTCAACGTCTTCGACTACTTCTGTGACATCATCGACCGATGTGCCGCATGGCCGCCAAACACCCCGATCGAAAAATACCGCGACCTGCTTCCCGACCGCTGGAAACCCTCACAAAAATAG
- the tnpB gene encoding IS66 family insertion sequence element accessory protein TnpB (TnpB, as the term is used for proteins encoded by IS66 family insertion elements, is considered an accessory protein, since TnpC, encoded by a neighboring gene, is a DDE family transposase.), whose amino-acid sequence MWGLEQGLRLWVCQQPVSMRYGIRGLTQMVWSWKGHSPASGDVYVFFSKDRKSMKALKWDGDGFLMYTKRLSQGRFREVLKKGDDGVRRLQWDDFYMLMRGLTPVKVTVENRFRMAVK is encoded by the coding sequence ATGTGGGGTCTTGAGCAGGGGTTACGGCTATGGGTATGCCAGCAGCCGGTGTCGATGCGTTACGGCATACGCGGTCTGACCCAGATGGTGTGGTCGTGGAAGGGGCACTCTCCGGCATCGGGCGATGTGTATGTGTTTTTCTCCAAAGACCGCAAGTCCATGAAGGCTCTGAAATGGGATGGTGACGGATTTTTGATGTACACAAAAAGACTGTCGCAAGGTCGTTTCCGGGAGGTACTTAAAAAGGGCGATGACGGCGTGCGCAGGCTCCAATGGGACGATTTCTATATGCTGATGAGGGGGCTCACGCCTGTGAAGGTGACGGTCGAGAATCGCTTCAGAATGGCTGTAAAATAA
- a CDS encoding energy transducer TonB — protein MKMIVFCLLLLTCSFRLAAQIDYLEPMKPFSSYTGELGEYYRSVFSLLNTGFQKQPYARFAAIPSFSPEYAMSVERKNGRYMLISNTLSRTYWQAEKGTVTVDTKSVVISASLYQSLGTIFRLVTEQVQDLDGSTAGLDGIVYYFSSTDAKGKERMGRKWSPEKGTLMERLVLICQSAYMLSREENISEQALAEEAASLLKALQQRSKEEPDAYKQPMYVGIYPVGPRAKTLSGKPVEEPAHFSAMSPEEYIANEMVYPAGLLEKNVSGYALCEFTIDKEGVILRPHILRSTHPEFAEEALRIVKGMPKWSPALAGGKPADSNYTLYIPFRPQLYRNK, from the coding sequence ATGAAAATGATTGTTTTTTGTCTTCTGCTTTTAACTTGTTCTTTTCGCCTGGCGGCCCAGATTGACTATTTGGAGCCGATGAAACCTTTTTCTTCTTATACAGGCGAGTTGGGCGAATATTACCGTAGTGTGTTTTCTTTACTTAATACTGGCTTTCAGAAACAGCCATACGCGCGTTTCGCAGCTATCCCTTCCTTTTCGCCGGAGTATGCAATGTCGGTAGAAAGGAAAAACGGACGTTATATGCTGATTTCGAATACACTATCCCGTACCTATTGGCAGGCGGAGAAGGGGACGGTGACGGTGGATACTAAATCGGTTGTCATCAGTGCTTCCTTGTATCAGTCTTTAGGGACTATCTTTCGTTTGGTGACAGAGCAGGTGCAGGATCTGGATGGTTCTACGGCCGGTTTGGACGGAATTGTCTATTACTTTTCTTCTACGGATGCAAAAGGCAAAGAACGGATGGGACGAAAATGGTCGCCGGAAAAAGGAACGTTGATGGAACGTCTTGTATTGATTTGTCAGTCGGCATATATGTTATCCCGGGAAGAGAATATTTCGGAACAGGCACTGGCGGAAGAGGCTGCCTCTTTATTGAAAGCATTGCAGCAGCGTAGCAAGGAAGAACCGGATGCTTATAAACAACCGATGTATGTTGGAATTTATCCGGTAGGTCCCCGCGCAAAGACGCTTTCCGGAAAGCCGGTGGAAGAACCTGCTCATTTCTCTGCGATGAGTCCGGAAGAATATATTGCTAATGAAATGGTTTATCCGGCAGGACTTTTAGAGAAGAATGTTTCGGGTTATGCTTTGTGTGAGTTTACCATTGATAAGGAAGGGGTGATCCTTCGCCCTCATATTCTACGTTCCACTCATCCGGAATTTGCTGAGGAGGCTCTCCGCATTGTCAAAGGGATGCCGAAATGGTCCCCTGCATTGGCGGGAGGAAAGCCGGCGGATAGTAATTATACTCTTTATATTCCTTTCCGTCCGCAACTCTATCGGAATAAATAA
- a CDS encoding site-specific integrase, with amino-acid sequence MKSTFSVIYYLKRQVVKKDGTVPVMGRITVDGSQTQFSCKLTVDPKLWDTKGGRVTGRSSAALETNRMLDKMRVRINKHYQEIMERDNFVTAEKVKNAFLGLEHRYHTLMQVFRQHNEDYEKQVEAGMKAKGTLLKYKTVYKHLQEFLTIRYRVKDIALKELTPAFISDFEMFLRTDKHCCTNTVWLYVCPLRTMVFIAINNEWLTRDPFREYEIKKEETTRSFLTKEEIRLLMEGRLKNAKQELYRDLYLFCAFTGLSFADMRNLTEENIHTYFDEHEWININRQKTGVVSNIRLLDIAKRIIDKYRGLCGNGRIFPVPHYNTCLAGIRSVAKRCGITKHITWHQSRHTAATTVFLSNGVPIETVSSMLGHKSIKTTQIYAKITKEKLNQDMENLAARLNGIEEFAGCTI; translated from the coding sequence ATGAAGAGTACATTTTCAGTAATCTACTACCTCAAACGTCAGGTAGTGAAAAAGGACGGGACAGTACCCGTCATGGGACGCATCACGGTGGACGGCAGCCAGACACAGTTCAGTTGCAAGCTGACCGTCGATCCCAAACTGTGGGATACCAAAGGGGGACGTGTCACGGGCAGAAGCTCGGCGGCACTCGAAACGAACCGCATGCTTGACAAGATGCGTGTGCGCATTAACAAACATTATCAGGAAATCATGGAGCGTGACAACTTCGTCACGGCGGAGAAGGTCAAGAACGCCTTTCTCGGACTGGAACACCGCTACCATACGCTGATGCAGGTGTTCCGCCAGCACAACGAGGACTACGAGAAACAGGTGGAGGCTGGCATGAAAGCCAAAGGCACGCTCCTGAAGTACAAGACCGTTTACAAGCACCTGCAAGAGTTCCTCACCATCCGCTACCGCGTGAAGGACATCGCGCTGAAAGAGCTTACGCCCGCCTTCATCTCCGACTTCGAGATGTTCCTGCGCACGGACAAGCACTGCTGCACCAACACCGTGTGGCTGTATGTCTGCCCCTTGCGGACGATGGTGTTCATCGCCATCAACAACGAGTGGCTCACACGCGACCCGTTCCGGGAGTACGAAATCAAGAAGGAGGAAACGACACGCAGTTTCCTGACGAAAGAGGAAATCCGGCTGCTGATGGAGGGCAGGCTGAAAAACGCCAAGCAGGAGCTTTACCGCGACCTCTACCTGTTCTGCGCCTTCACCGGCTTGTCGTTCGCCGACATGCGCAACCTTACGGAAGAGAACATCCATACCTACTTCGACGAACACGAGTGGATAAACATTAACCGCCAGAAGACGGGCGTGGTGTCCAATATCCGCCTGCTCGACATCGCAAAGCGCATCATCGACAAATACCGGGGGCTGTGCGGGAACGGCAGGATTTTCCCCGTTCCCCACTACAACACGTGCCTTGCCGGAATCCGTTCCGTCGCCAAGCGTTGCGGCATCACCAAGCATATCACGTGGCATCAGAGCCGCCACACGGCAGCCACGACGGTGTTCCTCTCCAACGGCGTACCCATCGAAACAGTAAGTTCCATGCTGGGACACAAAAGCATAAAGACGACGCAGATATACGCGAAAATCACCAAAGAGAAGCTCAACCAAGACATGGAGAACCTTGCGGCAAGGTTGAACGGCATCGAGGAATTTGCAGGGTGCACCATCTAA
- a CDS encoding RhuM protein: MKRDIIIIEDNTVSVTGNEIWMTATEIAGLFHSGVPAVNAAIRAVRKPDVLNDYEVCRYMRLENGLHADVYSLEIIIPVTFRLSTYHAHLFRRWLMDKALAKDKHTAYMVFVHSGKGGYC; the protein is encoded by the coding sequence ATGAAACGAGATATAATCATCATAGAAGACAATACGGTCAGCGTAACCGGTAACGAGATATGGATGACAGCCACAGAAATCGCCGGGCTGTTCCACAGTGGCGTCCCGGCAGTGAACGCAGCCATCAGAGCTGTCCGCAAGCCGGACGTGTTGAACGATTACGAGGTGTGCCGCTACATGCGGCTTGAAAACGGGCTGCATGCGGATGTTTACTCGCTTGAGATAATCATCCCTGTCACCTTCCGGCTGAGCACATACCATGCCCATCTTTTCCGCCGCTGGCTGATGGACAAGGCACTTGCAAAAGACAAGCATACCGCCTACATGGTATTCGTACATAGCGGAAAAGGCGGTTACTGCTGA